AAAGTTCACGTATCCGGCCACGGCTCGCAGGAAGAATTGAAGATGATGTTGTCGCTGATTCGCCCGCGCTTCTTTATTCCGATGCACGGGGAATACCGCATGCTGCATAAACACGCGGAAATCGCGGAAAGTTTGGGCGTGAAGCGCGATAATATTTTGATCGGTGAAAACGGACAGATATTTGAGTTCACCGGTCGCAAAGGCCGGCTCGCGGACAAAGTGCAGGCGGGCAAAGTGTATGTGGACGGCTTGGGCGTCGGCGATGTCGGCAATATCGTCATCCGCGATCGTCAGCAACTGTCGCAGGACGGCATGGTCATTGTGACCATGGTACTTGAAAAAGGATCCGCGCAAGTGCTTGCCGGACCGGATATCGTGTCCCGCGGCTTCATTTACATGCGTGACTCGGAAGCCTTGATCCGTGAAATGACACGGCGCGTCGATGCGGTTATCGAGCGCTGCGCGGACAATAATATCACGGAATGGAATGTGATTAAAACGCAGATCCGCGATACCTTGTCGCGTTACATCTTTGAAAAGACACGTCGGCGTCCGATGATTCTGCCGATTATTCAGGAGGTTCATTAATGCCGCAACGATCTACCCGCGCGCTTACGGAAGCGGGCCTGCTCGTCGGTCTCACGGTGGTGTTGTCGCTGGTGGGGACGTACGTACCGATCCTCTCGGCAGTAGCACTGTTGTTGTGGCCGGTACCGATCGCCTATTTGGGCGTTCGGTACGGCATGCGTTGGTCGCTGCTGGCAACGGTGGCGACTTTATTTATCTTGACGCTTTTCACGGGACCGGTGGTGGCGGCCGGCATCGGACTCACCTTCGGCTCGATGGCGTTGACGTTGGGCGAGGGATTTCGTCAGAAATGGTCGGCGGGCCGCATCTTAACGGTCGCGACGATTGTTTTTCTGCTCGGTTTCGGGGTTCAGTTCCTGCTGTCCTTTTACGTCATGGGCGTGAACGTTTTCGCGATGTACGAAGACACGATGCGCCAATCGACGGAACAGGCGTTCCGAACGCTGGAAGGCATGGGCTACAATTCGATTGACCTGGCCGAGGCGAAGTCGCAATACTTGGCGCAACAGGCGCAAATCCGTCAGGTGGCGCCGTTCATTGTGGTGTCGGCGGGATTGTTGCTGTCGTACCTTGACATCGTTATCGCCCGGGCGATTTTACGTCGTCTGCAGATCGATTTACCGGAATTTCCGCCGGTGGCGGAATGGGAAATGCCGCGGGCGGCGCTGTACTTGTATGTATTC
This window of the Negativicoccus succinicivorans genome carries:
- a CDS encoding YybS family protein, which produces MPQRSTRALTEAGLLVGLTVVLSLVGTYVPILSAVALLLWPVPIAYLGVRYGMRWSLLATVATLFILTLFTGPVVAAGIGLTFGSMALTLGEGFRQKWSAGRILTVATIVFLLGFGVQFLLSFYVMGVNVFAMYEDTMRQSTEQAFRTLEGMGYNSIDLAEAKSQYLAQQAQIRQVAPFIVVSAGLLLSYLDIVIARAILRRLQIDLPEFPPVAEWEMPRAALYLYVFALLLGWFGPQYFPQLPVEIAMNIQVAAMYLIWLQGIAVVFWWARRHPRLAFMRWVIVIGSFIIPTFLGFLFLIGLIDMGINYRKRKGYTPTNGIS